A stretch of the Dichotomicrobium thermohalophilum genome encodes the following:
- a CDS encoding MBL fold metallo-hydrolase produces MSAYRTNMSVRPEVKGFFDPQTNTISYVVKDPNSKACAVVDSVMDIDYAAGRITFEHADEIIDYVKQNDLQVEWLIETHVHADHLSAAPYIQEKLGGKIGIGDKITVVQETFGKVFNEGTEFQRDGSQFDRLFSDGDTYEIGTMSAFVIHTPGHTPACMTHVIGDAAFVGDTLFMPDGGSARADFPGGDAGTLYDSIQKILQLPDDMRLFMCHDYAPGGREIKWETTVGEEKAHNIHVGGGKTKEEFVKFRTERDAQLAMPRLIIPSLQVNMRAGEVPTDEHGDKMLKVPVNKL; encoded by the coding sequence ATGAGCGCATACCGCACGAACATGTCCGTCCGGCCCGAGGTGAAGGGCTTTTTCGACCCGCAGACCAACACGATCAGCTATGTCGTGAAGGACCCGAACTCGAAGGCTTGCGCTGTCGTCGACTCGGTGATGGACATCGACTACGCCGCCGGGCGCATCACCTTCGAGCACGCCGACGAGATCATCGATTACGTCAAGCAGAACGATCTCCAAGTCGAGTGGCTGATCGAAACGCATGTCCACGCCGATCACCTTTCCGCCGCCCCTTATATCCAGGAAAAGCTGGGCGGCAAGATCGGCATCGGCGATAAGATCACCGTGGTTCAGGAGACCTTCGGCAAGGTCTTTAACGAAGGCACGGAATTCCAGCGCGACGGCAGCCAGTTCGACCGCCTGTTCTCGGATGGCGACACCTACGAGATCGGCACGATGTCGGCGTTCGTCATCCACACGCCGGGCCACACGCCGGCCTGCATGACGCATGTCATCGGTGATGCGGCCTTCGTCGGCGATACGCTGTTCATGCCCGACGGCGGCTCGGCCCGCGCGGACTTCCCCGGAGGCGATGCCGGCACGCTCTACGACTCGATCCAGAAGATCCTTCAGCTTCCCGACGACATGCGCCTTTTCATGTGCCACGACTACGCGCCCGGCGGCCGAGAGATCAAATGGGAGACCACCGTCGGCGAGGAGAAGGCTCACAACATCCATGTCGGCGGCGGCAAGACGAAGGAAGAGTTCGTCAAGTTCCGCACCGAGCGCGATGCGCAGCTTGCCATGCCGCGGCTCATCATCCCCTCGCTGCAGGTGAACATGCGCGCGGGCGAGGTGCCGACCGACGAGCACGGCGACAAGATGCTGAAGGTCCCGGTCAACAAGCTGTAG
- a CDS encoding bifunctional protein tyrosine phosphatase family protein/NAD(P)/FAD-dependent oxidoreductase — MDAKPISDRLSVSGQIRPEDIPEIAQAGYRAIICNRPDGEAPDQPSFEEIESAAESEGLEARYMPVVSGRVRDEDAEAFGAALKELPGPILAYCRSGTRSATLWSLAEAESRPVTDILASTKRAGYDMSGVVRRIANAGKTPTDRPDATYDVVIVGGGAAGISVASSLQARRSGLEIAIIDPADVHYYQPGWTMVGGGIFDAEDTAKTMGSLIPRGVHWVKAAVAAFEPGDNAVILDGCRVIKYQRLVVCPGLKLDWNRVEGLVETLGRNGVTSNYRYDLAPYTFELVQKMKGGRAVFTQPPMPIKCAGAPQKAMYLSADYWNRHGRLKDIDIGFYNAGGVLFGVKEYVPALMEYVEKYGIDLNFFHNLVKVDGDAKTAWFDVNKPDTETERVKVEFDMMHVCPPQTAPDFIRVSPLADEAGWVDVDQSTLRHKTYENIWALGDVMNAPNAKTAAAARKQAPVVAENIVADIKGKSPVAQYDGYGSCPLTVERGKIVLAEFGYGGKLLPSFPSWLIDGTKPSHLAWLLKEKILPPVYWKAMLRGKEWMAKPEKLETA, encoded by the coding sequence ATGGACGCCAAGCCGATTTCGGACCGTCTCAGCGTATCGGGGCAGATCCGCCCCGAGGACATCCCCGAGATCGCGCAGGCTGGATACCGCGCGATCATCTGCAACCGCCCGGACGGCGAAGCGCCTGACCAGCCGAGCTTCGAGGAGATCGAATCCGCGGCCGAATCCGAGGGGCTGGAAGCACGCTACATGCCGGTCGTTTCGGGCCGTGTACGCGACGAGGACGCGGAAGCCTTCGGCGCGGCGCTGAAGGAACTGCCCGGCCCGATCCTCGCCTATTGCCGCTCCGGCACGCGCTCGGCCACCCTCTGGTCGCTCGCCGAAGCCGAAAGCCGCCCCGTGACCGACATTCTCGCCTCCACAAAGCGCGCGGGCTACGACATGAGCGGCGTTGTCAGGCGCATCGCCAATGCCGGCAAGACGCCGACCGACCGGCCGGACGCGACCTATGACGTGGTGATCGTTGGCGGAGGCGCGGCGGGCATATCGGTCGCATCGAGCCTGCAGGCGCGGCGCTCCGGCCTGGAGATCGCCATCATCGACCCGGCAGACGTGCATTATTACCAGCCCGGCTGGACGATGGTCGGCGGCGGGATTTTCGACGCGGAAGACACCGCCAAGACGATGGGTTCGCTCATCCCGCGCGGCGTGCACTGGGTCAAGGCGGCGGTCGCGGCCTTCGAGCCGGGGGACAACGCCGTGATCCTCGACGGCTGCCGGGTCATCAAATATCAGCGCCTCGTGGTCTGCCCGGGCCTCAAGCTGGACTGGAACCGCGTGGAAGGGCTGGTCGAAACGCTGGGCCGCAACGGGGTGACCTCGAATTACCGCTACGATCTCGCGCCCTACACTTTCGAGCTTGTGCAGAAGATGAAGGGCGGCCGCGCGGTGTTCACCCAGCCGCCCATGCCGATCAAGTGTGCCGGCGCGCCGCAGAAGGCAATGTATCTCTCGGCCGATTACTGGAACCGCCACGGGCGGCTGAAGGATATTGACATCGGCTTCTACAATGCCGGCGGCGTGCTGTTCGGCGTGAAGGAGTATGTCCCGGCGCTTATGGAATACGTCGAGAAGTACGGCATTGACCTCAATTTCTTCCATAACCTCGTGAAGGTTGACGGCGACGCGAAAACCGCCTGGTTCGACGTCAACAAGCCGGACACCGAGACGGAGCGCGTGAAGGTCGAGTTCGACATGATGCATGTCTGCCCGCCGCAGACCGCGCCGGACTTCATCCGCGTTTCGCCGCTGGCCGACGAGGCCGGCTGGGTCGATGTCGACCAGTCCACGCTACGCCACAAGACCTACGAGAATATCTGGGCGCTAGGCGACGTCATGAACGCGCCGAATGCGAAGACAGCGGCCGCCGCGCGCAAGCAGGCTCCGGTGGTGGCCGAGAACATAGTGGCCGACATCAAGGGCAAGTCCCCCGTCGCGCAGTATGACGGCTACGGATCCTGCCCGCTCACGGTGGAGCGCGGCAAGATCGTGCTGGCCGAGTTCGGCTATGGCGGCAAGCTGCTGCCGAGCTTCCCGAGCTGGCTGATCGACGGCACCAAGCCGAGCCATCTCGCCTGGCTGCTCAAGGAGAAAATCCTGCCGCCGGTCTACTGGAAGGCGATGCTGCGCGGCAAGGAGTGGATGGCCAAGCCGGAGAAGCTGGAAACGGCCTGA